One stretch of Methylopila sp. 73B DNA includes these proteins:
- a CDS encoding flagellar basal-body rod protein FlgB, which yields MTTSVEPPLMAALKTKMRWHEARQAVLAENVTNASTVGYQAHDLRPVEAEDGGVGVARTAQGHMTLASSAGVDRDESRTTFERTPDGNSVVLEEQMIKAAQNQMDHQMAATLYAKSLGLLRTALGRG from the coding sequence GTGACGACGAGCGTCGAGCCGCCGCTGATGGCGGCGCTGAAGACCAAGATGCGGTGGCACGAGGCGCGCCAGGCCGTGCTTGCGGAAAACGTCACCAACGCCTCGACCGTGGGATATCAGGCCCACGACCTCCGCCCGGTCGAAGCTGAGGACGGCGGCGTCGGCGTCGCCCGGACCGCGCAGGGGCACATGACGCTGGCCTCCAGCGCCGGCGTCGACCGCGACGAGAGCCGCACGACCTTCGAGCGCACGCCGGACGGCAACTCCGTCGTGCTCGAAGAGCAGATGATCAAGGCGGCCCAGAACCAGATGGACCACCAGATGGCGGCGACCCTCTACGCCAAGAGCCTCGGCCTGCTGCGCACCGCGCTCGGCAGGGGCTGA
- the flgC gene encoding flagellar basal body rod protein FlgC translates to MDLNRAIGVAASGLKAQAGRMRIIAENLANADSVASTTGTEPYRRKLPTMRPEFDRELDAQVVALGRVERDRSEFRIRNEPGNPLADAAGNVRLPNVDPLIEQMDMREAQRNYEANLNMVGSARRMIARTLDILRA, encoded by the coding sequence ATGGACCTCAACCGCGCGATCGGCGTCGCCGCCTCCGGCCTCAAGGCCCAGGCCGGCCGCATGCGGATCATCGCCGAAAACCTCGCCAACGCGGACTCGGTCGCCTCGACGACCGGGACCGAGCCCTACCGGCGCAAGCTGCCGACCATGCGGCCGGAGTTCGACCGCGAGCTCGACGCCCAGGTCGTGGCGCTCGGCCGGGTCGAGCGCGACCGCAGCGAGTTCAGGATCCGGAACGAGCCGGGCAACCCGCTGGCCGACGCCGCCGGCAACGTGCGCCTGCCCAACGTCGATCCGCTGATCGAGCAGATGGACATGCGGGAAGCCCAACGGAACTACGAGGCGAACCTCAACATGGTGGGCTCCGCCCGCCGCATGATCGCCCGCACCCTCGACATCCTGCGCGCCTGA
- a CDS encoding flagellar hook-basal body complex protein FliE translates to MTSPLAAANAYSSLSGIIAGGAPVRPGAGADANAFGDLLEKSLSGFAEQGRQTDAKAMQAVQGRGDVVDVVTAVAESELALQTLVSVRDKVIAAYDEVMRMPI, encoded by the coding sequence ATGACCTCGCCGCTCGCCGCCGCCAACGCCTACTCCAGCCTGTCCGGCATCATCGCCGGAGGGGCGCCGGTCCGCCCCGGAGCGGGCGCGGACGCCAACGCCTTCGGCGACCTGCTGGAGAAGTCCCTCAGCGGCTTCGCCGAGCAGGGCCGGCAGACCGACGCCAAGGCGATGCAGGCGGTGCAGGGACGCGGCGACGTGGTCGACGTGGTCACCGCCGTCGCCGAGAGCGAACTCGCCCTCCAGACTCTCGTCAGCGTCCGCGACAAGGTGATCGCGGCCTACGACGAAGTCATGCGCATGCCGATCTGA
- the fliQ gene encoding flagellar biosynthesis protein FliQ, whose translation MTSAEVLDVARDALWTILKVGGPLMAVTLIVGVVVSLVQALTQIQEMTLVFVPKILALFGAMILALPFMGDALAGHMARLAGRIASGG comes from the coding sequence ATGACCAGCGCCGAAGTGCTCGACGTCGCCCGCGACGCCCTCTGGACCATCCTGAAGGTGGGCGGCCCGCTGATGGCGGTGACGCTGATCGTCGGCGTCGTGGTCTCGCTGGTGCAGGCGCTGACGCAGATTCAGGAGATGACGCTGGTCTTCGTGCCGAAGATACTGGCGCTGTTCGGCGCGATGATTCTGGCGCTGCCCTTCATGGGCGACGCCCTCGCCGGGCACATGGCGCGGCTCGCGGGACGCATCGCCTCCGGCGGTTGA
- the fliR gene encoding flagellar biosynthetic protein FliR: MTIELLPANVAAFILILARVGALVMLMPALGEENVSPRFRLTIAALLAFVFWPFARPLYDIRPDDPLNLLLLLASEIAVGLVLGVTARFVMSSLSTAGFIIANQLGLGFVTTVDPTQGQQGVVVGTFLTLVGVALIFATDLHHLAIGAIAGSYDAFRPGVLPQTGDAAKLAMDAAAGAFRIGVQLSAPFLVFGLVFNLGLGVLSRLMPQLQVFFIATPLTLIAGFALLALVVGVLMSVFLGDVGETLRRLSGG; the protein is encoded by the coding sequence ATGACGATCGAGCTCCTCCCGGCGAACGTCGCGGCCTTCATCCTGATCCTCGCCCGGGTCGGCGCGCTGGTGATGCTGATGCCGGCGCTCGGCGAGGAGAACGTGTCGCCCCGGTTCCGCCTCACGATCGCGGCGCTGCTCGCCTTCGTGTTCTGGCCCTTCGCGCGCCCGCTCTACGACATCCGGCCCGACGACCCGCTGAACCTGCTGCTGCTGCTCGCCTCCGAGATCGCGGTCGGGCTGGTGCTGGGCGTCACCGCGCGCTTCGTGATGTCGTCGCTGTCGACCGCCGGCTTCATCATCGCAAACCAGCTCGGCCTCGGCTTCGTCACGACGGTCGATCCGACGCAGGGCCAGCAGGGCGTGGTGGTCGGCACCTTCCTGACGCTGGTCGGCGTCGCGCTGATCTTCGCCACCGACCTGCACCATCTCGCGATCGGCGCCATCGCCGGCAGCTACGACGCGTTCCGGCCGGGCGTTCTGCCCCAGACGGGCGACGCCGCGAAGCTCGCGATGGACGCGGCCGCCGGCGCCTTCAGGATCGGCGTGCAGCTCTCGGCGCCCTTCCTCGTCTTCGGCCTGGTGTTCAACCTCGGGCTCGGCGTGCTGTCGCGTCTGATGCCGCAGCTGCAGGTGTTCTTCATCGCGACGCCGCTGACGCTGATCGCGGGCTTCGCGCTGCTCGCGCTCGTGGTGGGCGTGCTGATGAGCGTGTTCCTCGGCGACGTCGGCGAGACGCTCCGCCGGCTCTCGGGCGGCTGA
- the flhB gene encoding flagellar biosynthesis protein FlhB encodes MAESEGGERTEEPTRKKLEDALKRGDVAKSQEINVWFSLAAATLAISIFGDGAAASLTATLTHFISEPHRYAVDGVSLTTMAGGLGLAVAAALALPMLCLMLAAIAGNMVQHSLVFTAETLVPKFSKISPMAGAKRLFSAESLVNFVKGLLKLAIVGAVIWSVIWPERAKVSALIAGDPAGLLVVLKSLSLNVLVSAVAVFALIALGDYMWQRWRWRERLMMTKQEIRDEHKQQEGDPHIKARIRQLRMQRSRKRMIAQVPTATVVIANPTHYAVALKYETGMAAPVCVAKGVDGLALRIRKIAEEAGVEVVENPPLARSLHAAIEVDKEIPSEHYKAVAEVIGFVLRKRGRR; translated from the coding sequence ATGGCGGAGAGCGAGGGCGGCGAACGCACGGAAGAGCCGACGCGCAAGAAGCTCGAGGACGCGCTCAAGCGCGGCGACGTCGCCAAGAGCCAGGAGATCAACGTCTGGTTCAGCCTCGCCGCGGCGACGCTCGCGATCTCGATCTTCGGCGACGGCGCGGCGGCCAGCCTGACCGCGACGCTCACGCACTTCATCTCCGAGCCGCACCGCTACGCGGTCGACGGCGTCTCGCTGACGACCATGGCCGGGGGCCTCGGCCTCGCCGTCGCCGCGGCGCTCGCGCTGCCCATGCTGTGCCTGATGCTCGCCGCGATCGCCGGCAACATGGTGCAGCACAGCCTGGTGTTCACCGCCGAGACGCTGGTTCCGAAGTTCTCGAAGATCTCGCCGATGGCGGGCGCGAAGCGGCTGTTTTCGGCCGAGAGCCTCGTCAACTTCGTGAAGGGCCTGCTGAAGCTCGCGATCGTCGGCGCGGTGATCTGGTCGGTGATCTGGCCCGAGCGCGCCAAGGTCTCGGCGCTGATCGCGGGCGATCCCGCGGGCCTGCTCGTCGTGCTGAAGAGCCTGTCGCTCAACGTGCTTGTGTCGGCCGTCGCGGTCTTCGCGCTGATCGCGCTGGGCGACTACATGTGGCAGCGCTGGCGCTGGCGCGAGCGCCTGATGATGACGAAGCAGGAGATCCGCGACGAGCACAAGCAGCAGGAGGGCGACCCGCACATCAAGGCGCGGATCCGCCAGCTCCGCATGCAGCGCTCGCGCAAGCGCATGATCGCGCAGGTGCCGACGGCGACGGTGGTAATCGCAAACCCGACCCACTACGCGGTGGCGCTGAAGTACGAGACCGGCATGGCCGCGCCGGTCTGCGTGGCGAAGGGCGTCGACGGGCTCGCGCTGCGCATCCGCAAGATCGCCGAGGAGGCCGGCGTCGAGGTGGTAGAGAACCCGCCGCTCGCCCGCTCGCTGCACGCCGCGATCGAGGTCGACAAGGAGATCCCCTCCGAGCACTACAAGGCCGTCGCCGAGGTCATCGGCTTCGTCCTGCGCAAGCGGGGGCGGCGGTGA
- a CDS encoding response regulator, with product MSAEPPIDRSGRSGSVGLVVLLAAALVGAALALSFLNGEAAQPWILALLAGLSVIGVFALFAGAVGLIQFASRGGRDDLGGAIAATSDEGVLVTDGGGRIVFANEAYLDLTRADGPAGARTVERVFAGNADVAEAIYRLSQAARGGKRASEEARVTLPDGRGAWFRIGVRPVERKGGRGVETIWTLDDVTREREQHENVFQELQHAVDFLDHAPAGFFAARGDGAIVYMNATLAGWLDQDLTQVGAGALTLGDVLAGDGAALVAAVPPKPGAIATEIIDVDLKTRGGRSLPARLLHAVAWAVDGTPGASRTLVLDRGPGADVSEPLRAAEVRFARFFNNTPLAIATVDARGGVERTNAPFAKLFGERLKDASGDRSIYAGLAGERDRAALEAAIAAAAGGAGDVAPVDVTLPGDGGRSARLFVTRVDDAEGGEAAVVYALDTTDQRALEAQFAQSQKMQAVGQLAGGVAHDFNNVLTAIIGYSDLLLANHRPTDPSFQDIMQIKQNANRAASLVRQLLAFSRRQTLRPQVIVLGDVLAELRMLLGRLVGEKVKLELVHGRDLWPVKADLNQFEQVIINLVVNARDAMADGGTVTIRTRNVTAAEVSAFGHRGLPPADYVMIDVDDTGSGIPEEILDKIFEPFFSTKEVGKGTGLGLSTVYGIVKQTDGYVFALSEPGEGATFRIFLPRHVATEVEEAKPAAIAAAPQDMTGRGTVLLVEDEDAVRAFGARALASRGYDVIEARSGVEALEQMEKHGSAVELVVSDVVMPEMDGPSLLRELRKKQPDLKIIFVSGYAEDAFKKNLPDGESFAFLPKPFTLKQLVQAVKDTMGA from the coding sequence ATGTCCGCCGAACCCCCGATCGACCGCAGCGGCCGCTCGGGCTCCGTCGGGCTCGTGGTGCTGCTCGCCGCGGCGCTCGTCGGCGCGGCGCTCGCGCTGTCGTTCCTCAACGGCGAGGCCGCGCAGCCCTGGATCCTCGCGCTGCTCGCGGGACTTTCCGTCATCGGCGTGTTCGCGCTGTTCGCGGGCGCCGTCGGCCTGATCCAGTTCGCGAGCCGCGGCGGCCGCGACGACCTGGGCGGCGCCATCGCCGCGACCAGCGACGAAGGCGTGTTGGTGACCGACGGCGGCGGCCGCATCGTGTTCGCGAACGAGGCCTATCTCGACCTCACCCGCGCCGACGGCCCCGCGGGCGCGCGCACTGTGGAACGCGTGTTCGCCGGCAACGCCGACGTGGCGGAGGCGATCTACCGGCTCTCGCAGGCCGCCCGCGGCGGCAAGCGCGCCTCGGAGGAGGCCCGCGTCACCCTGCCGGACGGGCGCGGCGCATGGTTCCGCATCGGCGTGCGGCCGGTGGAGCGCAAGGGCGGCCGCGGCGTCGAGACGATCTGGACCCTCGACGACGTGACGCGCGAGCGCGAGCAGCACGAGAACGTGTTCCAGGAGCTGCAGCACGCGGTCGACTTCCTCGACCATGCGCCGGCCGGCTTCTTCGCCGCCCGCGGCGACGGCGCGATCGTCTACATGAACGCGACGCTCGCGGGCTGGCTCGACCAGGACCTGACCCAGGTCGGCGCCGGCGCGCTCACGCTGGGCGACGTGCTCGCCGGCGACGGCGCGGCGCTGGTCGCCGCCGTGCCGCCGAAGCCGGGCGCCATCGCCACCGAAATCATCGACGTCGACCTCAAGACCCGCGGCGGGCGCTCGCTGCCGGCCCGCCTGCTGCACGCGGTCGCCTGGGCGGTCGACGGCACGCCCGGAGCTTCGCGCACGCTGGTGCTCGACCGGGGCCCCGGCGCCGACGTCTCGGAGCCGCTGCGCGCGGCCGAGGTGCGGTTCGCGCGCTTCTTCAACAACACGCCGCTCGCGATCGCGACCGTCGACGCGCGCGGCGGCGTCGAGCGCACCAACGCGCCCTTCGCCAAACTCTTCGGCGAGCGCCTGAAGGACGCCTCCGGCGACCGCTCGATCTACGCCGGCCTCGCCGGCGAGCGCGACCGCGCGGCGCTCGAGGCGGCGATCGCGGCGGCGGCCGGCGGCGCGGGCGACGTCGCCCCCGTCGACGTGACCCTGCCGGGCGACGGCGGCCGCTCCGCCCGCCTGTTCGTGACGCGGGTGGACGACGCCGAGGGCGGCGAGGCCGCCGTGGTCTACGCGCTCGACACCACCGACCAGCGCGCGCTGGAGGCCCAGTTCGCCCAGAGCCAGAAGATGCAGGCGGTCGGCCAGCTCGCCGGTGGCGTGGCGCACGACTTCAACAACGTGCTGACCGCGATCATCGGCTACTCCGACCTGCTGCTCGCGAACCACCGGCCGACCGACCCGTCCTTCCAGGACATCATGCAGATCAAGCAGAACGCGAACCGGGCCGCGAGCCTCGTCCGCCAGCTGCTGGCCTTCTCCCGCCGCCAGACCCTGCGGCCGCAGGTGATCGTTCTGGGCGACGTGCTGGCGGAGCTGCGCATGCTGCTCGGCCGGCTGGTGGGCGAAAAGGTGAAGCTCGAGCTCGTCCACGGCCGCGACTTGTGGCCGGTGAAGGCGGACCTGAACCAGTTCGAGCAGGTGATCATCAACCTCGTGGTCAACGCCCGCGACGCGATGGCCGACGGCGGGACCGTGACGATCCGCACCCGCAACGTCACCGCGGCCGAGGTCTCGGCCTTCGGCCATCGCGGGCTGCCGCCGGCGGACTACGTGATGATCGACGTGGACGACACCGGCTCGGGCATCCCGGAAGAGATCCTCGACAAGATCTTCGAGCCGTTTTTCTCGACCAAGGAGGTCGGCAAGGGCACGGGTCTCGGGCTCTCCACCGTCTACGGCATCGTCAAGCAGACCGACGGCTACGTCTTCGCGCTGTCGGAGCCCGGCGAGGGCGCGACCTTCCGCATCTTCCTGCCGCGGCACGTCGCGACCGAGGTGGAGGAGGCCAAGCCCGCCGCGATCGCCGCGGCGCCGCAGGACATGACGGGGCGCGGAACCGTGCTGCTGGTGGAGGACGAGGACGCGGTGCGCGCCTTCGGCGCCCGCGCGCTGGCCTCGCGCGGCTACGACGTCATCGAGGCGCGCTCCGGCGTCGAGGCGCTGGAGCAGATGGAGAAGCACGGCAGCGCGGTCGAGCTCGTGGTCTCCGACGTCGTCATGCCGGAGATGGACGGGCCCTCCCTGCTGCGCGAGCTGCGCAAGAAGCAGCCGGACCTGAAGATCATTTTCGTCTCCGGCTACGCCGAGGACGCCTTCAAGAAGAACCTGCCCGACGGCGAATCGTTCGCCTTCCTGCCGAAGCCGTTCACGCTGAAGCAGCTGGTGCAGGCCGTGAAGGACACGATGGGCGCCTGA